A segment of the Romboutsia sp. 13368 genome:
CTTTTTCATCTAATTTATTATAAAGTTTAGTAGCTTTACTCCCTAATTTATATCCATTAGATAATACTTCTTGATATGCTTCTATAACCTCTTTAACAGTATCTTTATCTTCTAATGTAAAGTCTAATCTAAGTACATTTATACCTATTTCATGTAATTCATATAAGTTATCTAGCATACAAGTTACATTTGAATTATATATTGTACTTCTACAGAATATATCTTGTGAAACTCTAAATTCATCTCCTTTAGAGTTTCTTAAAGCATATATACTTTCTTTACATTTAGCAACTCTTTTATCTTTTTTACAGTCACGAACTATTACTCCCATAGGACAGTATTCTGTTATCATAAGTGGAGTGTATCCATAAACTACAGATTCTATATTTATATCAGTATACTTTATTGTTTCTTTTATCTCATTTATATTTAATTCTTGAGATATACATAAAGTATCTGCTCCTATTTCTTTATAGTAATTTATAGTTTCACTATTAAATGAGTTTAAGTAGTAATCTATATTTAATTCTTTACCTTTAAAGTAATCTATTGATCCATAATTTCCTACTTGTACAGATTCAACACCTGCATTGTTAGCCTTAGCTAAATGATTATATTCTTTATTTCTTATTATTCTAGGAGCAGAGTATATTACTTTTTTATTATATTTAATAGCTAAACTCATAGCCTTATCTATTGTGTTAGTATCTTCGTAATATATTCTATCTATGTTACACTCTAGTGCACTTTCTAATTGTTCTAGATTTTTTACTTTAACAGATATTTCTTGTTCTTTATTTCTATTGTATTGTACAGGGTTGTACTTTACTTTCTTGTCTTTGTATTTTCTATCTTTTATACTTATTCTTTCTTGGTCTAAAGCTTCAATACAATCTCTTCTCATTTGATTTAATAAACTAACTGGTAAACTAACATTATCATCTAATTCTATTTCTAATGTATCTAGTTCATAAGGTGTATTTCCAAGTTTTCTTAGTTGAGTTTCTACTTTTTCTTTACTTAAGGCTACTTTCATAGCTTCTTCAACTATTTTATCACCTTCTATAGTTGCCTCATTATTATGTCTATCAGCTAATGTAAGTATTGGTTTTTGACCTAGTTTTATAGTTATTTTTGCATCAATTATATTTTTTACAAATTCCTTATCTTGTGTAAATGTAGCTTGAACTCTATCCATTAATTCACTATCAGATGTTTTAAATACTATTTGTCCTTTTCTTGCTTCTCCAACAAAGTCTAATTCAATAGTTTCACCCTTATAGCCTATAGTTTCTATATTTCCATTTTTTATTATTCTACCTATAGTACCTCCACCAAGGTTTATACCATCACCTTTTTTAAGAGTATTTGCAAGCTTTATTTTTAATCTTTTTGCTTTTTTATTATAATCTACTACTGTACCTACATATAGTCCTTGGTTATTAGGAAGTTGTGAGTTCATCATATCCTTACCTACATCACCTAGTAATAATCCCTTAGTGAATTTTCTATTGAATATTGTGTATAAATCACTTATTGTTTCATCTGAAACATTTAATTTATTTGTAGCTAAATATTCATCTATAGTTTTTCTATAACCATCTATAACAGTTGCAACATACTCTGGTCTTTTCATTCTACCTTCTATTTTAAGAGAATGTACTCCTGCATCTATTATTTTATCAATTTCTTCTATTGTATTTAAATCTTTAGGACTTAATAAATAATCTCCATTGCTATTTACAACTTCTCCTGTATATACATCAACAAGTTCATATCTTTGTCTACAAGGTTGTGCACATCTTCCTCTATTACCTGAACGATTACCTATCATAGAACTCATTAAACATTGTCCTGAATAACATACACATAATGCTCCATGAACAAAAACTTCTATGTCAGCTTTACAGTTATCACATATATGTTTAATTTCTTCTACTGTAACTTCTCTTGCAAGTACTACTCTATCAAATCCTACACCTTCTAAATATTTAACATCTTCTAGTGAATGTGCAACCATCTGAGTACTTGCATGTAATTCAAAATCAGGTAACTCTCTTTTTATAAGTCTTGCCATACCTATATCTTGAAGTATTATTGCATCTACATCTATATCATATAAAAATTTTGCATATTCTAAAAAATCTTCAATTTCATTTTCTTTTCTTAATGTATTTGTAGTTACAAAAACTTGTACTCCTCTTATATGTGCATACTTTACAGCTTGTTTTAATTCATCTCTATCAAAATTATTTGCAGATGCTCTTGCTCCAAAATCTTTTCCTCCTAGATACACTGCATTTGCTCCATTTTGTACTGCTGCTTTTAATGCTTCAAAAGACCCCACGGGTGCTAATAATTCTACGTCTCTCATTTTATCCTCCTTTAAGGAATATTTCTTATAAATATATAATATCCTTAAATATTAAAATTAAAACCTTCAGGTTACCCTGAAGGCTTAATTTGTTGTTATCTAGTTGCTTTATAGAATTTTAATTCATTTTCAATCTCTATTTTCTCCAATTGTACCCTATATGCATCATTTTGGAACTTCGAAGACATTTGTTCGGCAACTCTAGCTTTTTCTTCAGCAATTTTAGTTAAATCCTTAAGCTCATCATTTTCAACTTTATATGTCTCAATTTCTTTATCTTTAGATTGTACATCACTTTCTAACTTAGAAATTRTACTTTTTTGTTCTTCGATTAATTTATTTAACTCATCTATCTTGCTTTTTAAATCTTCTTCAGATTTAGCTTTACCTTGTAGAGATAATTCTAATTTTTTCATCTCTAGCTTTAATTCTTCTTCTCCATTTCCAACCTTTTTCTTAAGTTCTTCATTTTCTTTTAATAAGTCATCATTTTCATCACAACATTCAAAGAATATATTTGCTATATTTATAGCTGATAATATTGATGCTGATGATGTACTTAATTTTGGATTTGCAGTTGTTATTTTTCTGATTTCCTGATCAACATATCTTGCTACTTTTAGCATATATTCTTCTGGTTTTGGACCTACCATTGGATATTCAGAACCATTAATATTTACTATAACTTTATTTAATTCACTCATACTAACACGCCCCCTACGTTAGTTAGTTTGATCTTAAGTTTGCATTTAATTTTTCACTTAGCTCACTTAATATCTTATCATGTACTTTTGCTACATCTTCATCAGTTAAAGTTTTATCCTTACTTCTATATGTTATAGAATACGCTATAGACTTATAACCTTCCTCTATTTGAGATCCTTTATAAACGTCAAATAATTTATAGCTTTCTACTAAGTCTTGTCCATTAGCTTTTATTATATCTTCTATTTGCTTAACAAATACTTCATCTTTAACTATTAATGCTATATCTCTAGATGTAGATGGATATTTTGGTAATGGATTATATGATTTAGTTAAAGTTAAGTTTTCAAATACTGTATCTATGTTTATTTCAGCAACATAAAC
Coding sequences within it:
- the zapA gene encoding cell division protein ZapA; this encodes MSELNKVIVNINGSEYPMVGPKPEEYMLKVARYVDQEIRKITTANPKLSTSSASILSAINIANIFFECCDENDDLLKENEELKKKVGNGEEELKLEMKKLELSLQGKAKSEEDLKSKIDELNKLIEEQKSXISKLESDVQSKDKEIETYKVENDELKDLTKIAEEKARVAEQMSSKFQNDAYRVQLEKIEIENELKFYKATR
- a CDS encoding DUF3656 domain-containing U32 family peptidase, giving the protein MRDVELLAPVGSFEALKAAVQNGANAVYLGGKDFGARASANNFDRDELKQAVKYAHIRGVQVFVTTNTLRKENEIEDFLEYAKFLYDIDVDAIILQDIGMARLIKRELPDFELHASTQMVAHSLEDVKYLEGVGFDRVVLAREVTVEEIKHICDNCKADIEVFVHGALCVCYSGQCLMSSMIGNRSGNRGRCAQPCRQRYELVDVYTGEVVNSNGDYLLSPKDLNTIEEIDKIIDAGVHSLKIEGRMKRPEYVATVIDGYRKTIDEYLATNKLNVSDETISDLYTIFNRKFTKGLLLGDVGKDMMNSQLPNNQGLYVGTVVDYNKKAKRLKIKLANTLKKGDGINLGGGTIGRIIKNGNIETIGYKGETIELDFVGEARKGQIVFKTSDSELMDRVQATFTQDKEFVKNIIDAKITIKLGQKPILTLADRHNNEATIEGDKIVEEAMKVALSKEKVETQLRKLGNTPYELDTLEIELDDNVSLPVSLLNQMRRDCIEALDQERISIKDRKYKDKKVKYNPVQYNRNKEQEISVKVKNLEQLESALECNIDRIYYEDTNTIDKAMSLAIKYNKKVIYSAPRIIRNKEYNHLAKANNAGVESVQVGNYGSIDYFKGKELNIDYYLNSFNSETINYYKEIGADTLCISQELNINEIKETIKYTDINIESVVYGYTPLMITEYCPMGVIVRDCKKDKRVAKCKESIYALRNSKGDEFRVSQDIFCRSTIYNSNVTCMLDNLYELHEIGINVLRLDFTLEDKDTVKEVIEAYQEVLSNGYKLGSKATKLYNKLDEKGTTAGHYYKGVE